Proteins found in one Crassostrea angulata isolate pt1a10 chromosome 3, ASM2561291v2, whole genome shotgun sequence genomic segment:
- the LOC128176370 gene encoding DDB1- and CUL4-associated factor 15-like isoform X2 yields MIKIICNQNKRRTSNQKFYLPDRTSLTRVSLARIEILLVPGNRATVNVDPWHVFLGFTKCGQFVVSYTCTMDADHQSVLPVCTYEYRLQWWWFVPNQPLKKVSEVKLFGEEELTVDLYISFCEWPSDHTKVLIFGHSLPSQTQDGCSSCYMTITSVPPLQQCEFCQVISSDEDKKQKPIKIPCMKHAFSVHTKFELTPPFPPFGPRTQLKIDGVVVINTGDSIVALTVNVDGFDEEESTSSIALTEVSVLIDNQNKDQYLENPKLESLKQYSRGPVSPTLCDCRRKYLDATLCPSPHSMDLMDESQKENMDGGLLKEYTRQRSPRGSFVEGPKLCKHAGSLVPSSQDWLDNIHVNTDTSQNADVLTQNNSVMQEVHESGSQVHTIDKDNSPLETIKCLRSPSKCDTSELSRCNSALTNMSQKSTPPNEASDNARCPSPTQPANCRSPGPVKSPGPLYSPVCSPLQPSPMCNNCLFGNKNPAPSQRSFFSPSNSGTSTTSTSKSAESVYLQVNETRTVTYTVRKFSHTLQSGNQSPGIVEEDFDLAYRSILPLEVYGDKDKPFSPAHCREALQECVRVTQMTFDVEHYLEEVIGHFADWGHRYIAFTNYDLQILDVCAESTTVIGKVFALIHAKEESDASRKIKRGKNAIRRYQTSFCFAWNLSTGGYETKFIGDLTEVDEVEIRRIENTWKEWKPGFKECAMLRRQMYIPQSTQRYVNVLSNESVIKGESLKFIIAPQHYVALLI; encoded by the exons atgataaaaattatttgtaacCAAAACAAAAGACGTACTTCTAATCAGAAATTTTACTTGCCAGATCGGACAAGTCTAACCAGAGTTTCACTTGCCCGAATAGAGATTTTACTTGTCCCGGGCAATCGGGCAACCGTTAATGTCGATCCCTG GCATGTGTTTCTGGGTTTTACAAAATGTGGCCAGTTTGTGGTGTCCTACACCTGTACTATGGATGCTGATCACCAGTCGGTCCTTCCTGTGTGTACTTATGAGTACAGACTACAATGGTGGTGGTTTGTACCCAACCAGCCACTAAAAAAG GTGTCCGAGGTGAAGCTGTTTGGGGAGGAGGAGCTGACAGTGGACCTGTACATCTCATTCTGTGAGTGGCCCTCTGACCACACTAAGGTTCTGATATTTGGACACAG TCTCCCAAGCCAAACCCAAGATGGATGTTCCTCATGTTACATGACAATAACATCAGTACCTCCTCTACAGCAATGTGAATTTTGTCAAGTGATATCATCAG ATGAAGATAAAAAGCAGAAGCCAATAAAAATTCCATGCATGAAGCATGCTTTTTCAGTTCATACAAAGTTTGAGTTAACACCACCTTTCCCACCTTTTGGACCAAGAACACAATTGAAAATAGATGGTGTTGTTGTGATAAACACAGGGGATTCCATCGTAGCTCTGACAGTCAATGTGGATGGCTTTGATGAAGAAGAATCAACCTCCTCCATAGCATTAACAGAAGTTTCAGTTCTAATTGACAATCAAAACAAGGACCAGTATTTGGAGAATCCAAAACTAGAGAGTCTTAAGCAGTATTCTAGAGGACCAGTTTCCCCCACATTGTGTGACTGTCGCCGTAAATATTTGGATGCCACACTTTGTCCTTCGCCACATTCTATGGATTTAATGGATGAGAGTCAAAAGGAGAATATGGATGGTGGCTTGTTAAAAGAGTACACTCGTCAGCGTTCTCCGAGAGGTAGCTTTGTGGAGGGGCCGAAATTATGCAAGCATGCTGGGTCTCTAGTGCCTTCCTCCCAAGACTGGTTGGACAATATTCATGTGAATACAGATACCTCACAAAATGCAGATGTGCTCACTCAAAATAATTCTGTGATGCAAGAAGTTCATGAAAGTGGATCTCAAGTTCACACGATTGACAAGGATAATTCTCCACTGGAAACTATCAAGTGCCTTAGGTCACCCTCAAAGTGTGATACCAGTGAGTTGTCCAGATGTAACTCTGCTTTGACAAACATGTCCCAGAAGTCCACCCCACCCAATGAAGCTTCAGACAATGCAAGATGTCCCTCACCCACCCAGCCGGCTAACTGTCGATCCCCAGGCCCAGTCAAGTCCCCTGGGCCCTTATACAGCCCAGTATGTAGCCCACTTCAGCCCAGTCCCATGTGCAACAACTGTCTTTTTGGGAACAAAAATCCGGCCCCTTCTCAGCGATCTTTTTTCTCTCCCTCCAACAGTGGTACCAGTACCACTAGTACCAGTAAGAGTGCAGAGAGTGTGTACTTACAGGTCAACGAGACCAGGACGGTCACCTACACTGTCAGGAAGTTCTCCCACACCCTGCAGAGTGGAAATCAATCCCCCGGCATTGTAGAAG AGGACTTTGATCTTGCCTACAGAAGTATACTGCCTCTAGAAGTGTATGGTGACAAAGATAAGCCATTCTCTCCTGCTCATTGCAGAGAGGCATTGCAG gaatgtGTTCGTGTGACCCAGATGACATTTGATGTTGAGCATTATCTAGAGGAAGTCATCGGCCATTTTGCTGACTGGGGACACAGATACATTGCTTTCACTAACTATGACCTGCAGATCTTAGAT GTATGTGCGGAAAGTACAACAGTGATTGGGAAGGTGTTTGCACTCATCCATGCCAAAGAAGAATCAGATGCTAGTAGGAAAATCAAACGCGG TAAAAATGCCATCAGAAGATACCAGACTAGCTTCTGTTTTGCTTGGAATCTTTCAACAG GAGGGTACGAGACTAAATTCATCGGTGATTTGACAGAGGTTGACGAAGTGGAAATAAGGAGGATTGAAAACACTTG GAAGGAATGGAAACCTGGCTTTAAAGAGTGTGCCATGCTGAGGCGACAGATGTACATTCCACAGTCCACTCAACGCTACGTCAACGTTCTTTCCAACGAGTCTGTCATTAAAG GAGAGTCACTGAAGTTCATTATAGCTCCTCAGCATTATGTTGCCCTCTTGATCTGA
- the LOC128177861 gene encoding uncharacterized protein LOC128177861, with product MEFPVEGNYTPNFTESECSIRIPGIAWNEESPRSFRETPRITSPNKDSRDGRVQAFSAQRTSDTPRPTEELPSIESIIERVCSQICNDLRMSGVLKDEIVAARVYSELSSRCIRRGTDPDGSTPASGRSSAINGSRAGQNNGGKSSNGDRASTVSKTSSKRSVVKPANSLSTRREESRNSSKNNRVRSSASNESRIEQNNGCSPTDDDRDSVVSTATTERSAVKSAKSLKKRNEKSSQENRNSSKSSHVSSRAGSARPDIGSTSRSSSLVSRDLTRSGTPARGQRGSSANSVSSRGRVLESSMNKDRQTPSPSIKQIYSSSIQSTQYTPRSTGSKSSENVQYRRKSIQSGSKQDTEIVPLDQPKLQNNESSTSVGKEYASSRSNASHIPVRTRTPRVKDFAQITCNEDKIRQDSPPIVYSVTNSPSGIFGGKVHSKSVDTEILVKDDKRKMDFSSQVSFTMSSVGGVASSSNEGANNEKRIDETKDKSPKLASEKSSTSQTSMGVSSGRSSKIPIRSVTPKGTETANAKAKDNAKRMSKEKLEDSNTSVIESVKNVSSRENKTSDAIVNKMKKKASVPKAGHKKEENTQMNALERRKAYEEKRKLERKGALTAKSAKKTKIASEKQINNTGDKDELQNKARKDPIVSTEVPITKKKLCHNEDSFTYEDDFEPIEEEKRNVHHESAVDTGIVDRALAKSPESKIEMKSVNYDIKHETSVRDDHTEGKPDNTPRLNFMTDKEIHDWQVDTVHGRFAADGGRAYPSSTLSDVDFGYLGPPTSNDLVQSQSGYHPGYCLTHMHPSIAHVYDNLDQIPEYKRMKEKTKRKAGKRSSYADENEHVRRKPSNAKKKTTVGYVPGYGAVRVMKEDVGQAYPGGRKRTSSNTSFPVIENQPKPGQTQRPVVGYVPGYGPVRGPPIQVFPVVPSERVVLPPLDFGQACSCNGDVKRSKKGRDKKRSEDLLENRAQAKPFNTYVDEEASRRFERQYARHR from the coding sequence ATGGAATTTCCTGTGGAAGGAAATTACACCCCAAACTTTACCGAGTCGGAGTGTTCTATTAGAATTCCGGGTATCGCTTGGAATGAAGAAAGCCCCAGGTCTTTTAGAGAGACACCCAGAATTACTTCCCCAAACAAGGACTCCAGAGATGGTCGTGTTCAGGCATTCAGTGCCCAGAGAACAAGTGATACACCCAGACCAACTGAGGAATTACCCTCTATAGAGTCCATCATTGAGCGCGTGTGCAGCCAGATTTGCAATGACCTAAGAATGAGTGGTGTACTAAAAGATGAGATAGTGGCTGCACGAGTATACAGCGAGCTCTCAAGCCGCTGTATTCGAAGAGGCACCGATCCAGATGGATCAACTCCAGCTAGTGGCAGATCGTCTGCCATCAACGGATCAAGAGCCGGGCAGAACAATGGCGGCAAATCGTCTAATGGTGACCGAGCTTCGACTGTATCAAAAACATCATCAAAGCGTTCAGTCGTCAAACCAGCAAATTCTCTCAGCACAAGAAGAGAAGAGAGCAGAAACTCAAGCAAGAACAACCGTGTGCGAAGTTCTGCCAGCAACGAATCAAGGATTGAGCAGAACAATGGCTGTAGCCCAACTGATGACGACCGGGATTCTGTTGTATCTACAGCAACCACTGAGCGTTCAGCCGTCAAATCAGCAAAGTCCCTCAAGAAGAGGAATGAAAAATCATCCCAAGAAAACAGAAACTCGAGCAAAAGTAGCCATGTGAGTTCTCGTGCAGGAAGCGCCCGTCCAGATATTGGATCCACTTCGAGATCATCCAGTTTGGTGTCGAGAGATTTGACGAGAAGTGGAACACCAGCACGTGGACAGCGTGGTTCATCAGCTAACAGTGTCAGTTCTAGAGGACGCGTTCTAGAATCCAGCATGAACAAAGATAGACAAACTCCATCGCCTTCTATCAAACAAATCTACTCATCTTCTATACAGAGCACCCAGTATACCCCAAGATCTACTGGGAGCAAAAGTTCTGAAAATGTTCAATACCGTCGAAAATCAATTCAGTCTGGTTCAAAACAGGATACGGAAATTGTACCGCTGGACCAACCAAAGCTACAAAACAACGAATCGTCCACTTCTGTTGGAAAAGAGTATGCCTCTAGTCGAAGCAATGCAAGCCATATACCAGTCAGAACCAGAACGCCACGTGTCAAAGACTTTGCACAGATCACATGCAATGAAGACAAAATTAGACAAGATTCCCCGCCTATCGTATACAGTGTAACGAATTCTCCAAGCGGAATTTTCGGTGGTAAAGTACACAGCAAATCAGTAGACACTGAAATACTAGTAAAAGACGATAAAAGAAAAATGGACTTCAGTTCACAAGTGTCGTTCACCATGTCCAGTGTTGGTGGGGTCGCTTCTTCTTCAAATGAGGGTGCAAACAATGAGAAGAGGATTGATGAAACAAAGGACAAGTCACCGAAACTTGCTTCAGAAAAGTCAAGTACATCCCAGACTTCAATGGGTGTTTCGTCTGGTCGATCCAGCAAAATACCAATACGATCTGTCACGCCAAAAGGAACAGAGACTGCAAATGCCAAAGCAAAGGATAATGCAAAGAGAATGTCCAAGGAGAAACTTGAAGACTCCAACACTAGTGTCATAGAGAGCGTTAAAAATGTGTCTAGcagagaaaacaaaacatcagatgcaattgttaataaaatgaaaaagaaagcaAGCGTCCCAAAAGCAGGTCACAAGAAAGAGGAAAATACTCAGATGAATGCTTTGGAAAGAAGAAAGGCTTATGAAGAAAAACGGAAACTCGAAAGGAAGGGAGCTCTCACTGCGAAGTCTGCAAAGAAAACTAAAATAGCCTCTGAAAAACAGATCAACAACACTGGAGACAAAGATGAACTCCAAAATAAAGCACGAAAAGACCCTATTGTCAGCACCGAAGTCCCTATCACCAAGAAAAAACTTTGTCACAATGAAGACAGTTTCACGTATGAAGATGACTTTGAACCGATTGaggaagaaaaaagaaatgtacaTCATGAGTCGGCTGTTGATACTGGGATCGTTGACAGAGCTCTTGCAAAATCTCCAGAGTCTAAAATTGAGATGAAGTCTGTCAACTACGATATCAAACATGAAACATCTGTTAGAGATGATCATACCGAGGGAAAACCCGACAACACACCCCGCCTCAACTTCATGACCGATAAAGAGATTCACGATTGGCAAGTGGACACAGTGCATGGACGATTTGCGGCAGACGGTGGCCGAGCTTATCCCAGCAGCACGCTATCAGATGTAGATTTTGGATATCTTGGTCCCCCTACCTCCAATGATCTGGTCCAGAGTCAATCAGGCTACCATCCCGGGTATTGTCTCACACACATGCATCCTAGCATTGCACACGTCTATGATAACTTGGATCAGATTCCCGAATACAAAAGAATGAAAGAGAAAACCAAAAGGAAGGCCGGAAAGAGATCTTCTTATGCTGATGAAAACGAGCACGTTCGACGTAAGCCGTCCAACGCTAAAAAGAAAACCACTGTGGGTTACGTTCCCGGATATGGAGCTGTCCGTGTGATGAAGGAAGACGTCGGACAAGCGTATCCGGGAGGGAGAAAGCGTACTTCCAGCAATACGTCATTTCCTGTCATCGAGAATCAGCCCAAACCTGGCCAGACACAGAGGCCAGTAGTGGGGTACGTCCCGGGGTACGGACCAGTTCGAGGACCACCCATCCAAGTTTTCCCGGTAGTGCCTTCAGAGAGAGTCGTGCTGCCTCCGTTAGATTTTGGTCAGGCATGTAGTTGTAATGGTGACGTCAAGAGGAGCAAGAAAGGTCGTGACAAGAAGAGAAGCGAGGATCTGTTGGAGAATCGTGCTCAAGCCAAGCCGTTCAATACTTATGTGGACGAGGAAGCGTCAAGAAGATTTGAACGCCAGTATGCTAGGCATCGATAA
- the LOC128176370 gene encoding DDB1- and CUL4-associated factor 15-like isoform X1, protein MACSILKKLYNREIKGTIKQHRRQRQCQFFNKIPTRLCFRLPSLVSEEALEEGHVFLGFTKCGQFVVSYTCTMDADHQSVLPVCTYEYRLQWWWFVPNQPLKKVSEVKLFGEEELTVDLYISFCEWPSDHTKVLIFGHSLPSQTQDGCSSCYMTITSVPPLQQCEFCQVISSDEDKKQKPIKIPCMKHAFSVHTKFELTPPFPPFGPRTQLKIDGVVVINTGDSIVALTVNVDGFDEEESTSSIALTEVSVLIDNQNKDQYLENPKLESLKQYSRGPVSPTLCDCRRKYLDATLCPSPHSMDLMDESQKENMDGGLLKEYTRQRSPRGSFVEGPKLCKHAGSLVPSSQDWLDNIHVNTDTSQNADVLTQNNSVMQEVHESGSQVHTIDKDNSPLETIKCLRSPSKCDTSELSRCNSALTNMSQKSTPPNEASDNARCPSPTQPANCRSPGPVKSPGPLYSPVCSPLQPSPMCNNCLFGNKNPAPSQRSFFSPSNSGTSTTSTSKSAESVYLQVNETRTVTYTVRKFSHTLQSGNQSPGIVEEDFDLAYRSILPLEVYGDKDKPFSPAHCREALQECVRVTQMTFDVEHYLEEVIGHFADWGHRYIAFTNYDLQILDVCAESTTVIGKVFALIHAKEESDASRKIKRGKNAIRRYQTSFCFAWNLSTGGYETKFIGDLTEVDEVEIRRIENTWKEWKPGFKECAMLRRQMYIPQSTQRYVNVLSNESVIKGESLKFIIAPQHYVALLI, encoded by the exons ATGGCTTGTAGCATTCTTAAAAAGTTATACAACAGAGAA ATAAAGGGAACTATTAAACAACATAGAAGGCAGAGACAGTGTCAGTTCTTCAATAAAATCCCAACAAGATTATGCTTCAGATTACCATCCCTTGTTTCTGAGGAGGCACTTGAAGAAGG GCATGTGTTTCTGGGTTTTACAAAATGTGGCCAGTTTGTGGTGTCCTACACCTGTACTATGGATGCTGATCACCAGTCGGTCCTTCCTGTGTGTACTTATGAGTACAGACTACAATGGTGGTGGTTTGTACCCAACCAGCCACTAAAAAAG GTGTCCGAGGTGAAGCTGTTTGGGGAGGAGGAGCTGACAGTGGACCTGTACATCTCATTCTGTGAGTGGCCCTCTGACCACACTAAGGTTCTGATATTTGGACACAG TCTCCCAAGCCAAACCCAAGATGGATGTTCCTCATGTTACATGACAATAACATCAGTACCTCCTCTACAGCAATGTGAATTTTGTCAAGTGATATCATCAG ATGAAGATAAAAAGCAGAAGCCAATAAAAATTCCATGCATGAAGCATGCTTTTTCAGTTCATACAAAGTTTGAGTTAACACCACCTTTCCCACCTTTTGGACCAAGAACACAATTGAAAATAGATGGTGTTGTTGTGATAAACACAGGGGATTCCATCGTAGCTCTGACAGTCAATGTGGATGGCTTTGATGAAGAAGAATCAACCTCCTCCATAGCATTAACAGAAGTTTCAGTTCTAATTGACAATCAAAACAAGGACCAGTATTTGGAGAATCCAAAACTAGAGAGTCTTAAGCAGTATTCTAGAGGACCAGTTTCCCCCACATTGTGTGACTGTCGCCGTAAATATTTGGATGCCACACTTTGTCCTTCGCCACATTCTATGGATTTAATGGATGAGAGTCAAAAGGAGAATATGGATGGTGGCTTGTTAAAAGAGTACACTCGTCAGCGTTCTCCGAGAGGTAGCTTTGTGGAGGGGCCGAAATTATGCAAGCATGCTGGGTCTCTAGTGCCTTCCTCCCAAGACTGGTTGGACAATATTCATGTGAATACAGATACCTCACAAAATGCAGATGTGCTCACTCAAAATAATTCTGTGATGCAAGAAGTTCATGAAAGTGGATCTCAAGTTCACACGATTGACAAGGATAATTCTCCACTGGAAACTATCAAGTGCCTTAGGTCACCCTCAAAGTGTGATACCAGTGAGTTGTCCAGATGTAACTCTGCTTTGACAAACATGTCCCAGAAGTCCACCCCACCCAATGAAGCTTCAGACAATGCAAGATGTCCCTCACCCACCCAGCCGGCTAACTGTCGATCCCCAGGCCCAGTCAAGTCCCCTGGGCCCTTATACAGCCCAGTATGTAGCCCACTTCAGCCCAGTCCCATGTGCAACAACTGTCTTTTTGGGAACAAAAATCCGGCCCCTTCTCAGCGATCTTTTTTCTCTCCCTCCAACAGTGGTACCAGTACCACTAGTACCAGTAAGAGTGCAGAGAGTGTGTACTTACAGGTCAACGAGACCAGGACGGTCACCTACACTGTCAGGAAGTTCTCCCACACCCTGCAGAGTGGAAATCAATCCCCCGGCATTGTAGAAG AGGACTTTGATCTTGCCTACAGAAGTATACTGCCTCTAGAAGTGTATGGTGACAAAGATAAGCCATTCTCTCCTGCTCATTGCAGAGAGGCATTGCAG gaatgtGTTCGTGTGACCCAGATGACATTTGATGTTGAGCATTATCTAGAGGAAGTCATCGGCCATTTTGCTGACTGGGGACACAGATACATTGCTTTCACTAACTATGACCTGCAGATCTTAGAT GTATGTGCGGAAAGTACAACAGTGATTGGGAAGGTGTTTGCACTCATCCATGCCAAAGAAGAATCAGATGCTAGTAGGAAAATCAAACGCGG TAAAAATGCCATCAGAAGATACCAGACTAGCTTCTGTTTTGCTTGGAATCTTTCAACAG GAGGGTACGAGACTAAATTCATCGGTGATTTGACAGAGGTTGACGAAGTGGAAATAAGGAGGATTGAAAACACTTG GAAGGAATGGAAACCTGGCTTTAAAGAGTGTGCCATGCTGAGGCGACAGATGTACATTCCACAGTCCACTCAACGCTACGTCAACGTTCTTTCCAACGAGTCTGTCATTAAAG GAGAGTCACTGAAGTTCATTATAGCTCCTCAGCATTATGTTGCCCTCTTGATCTGA